The Salvia miltiorrhiza cultivar Shanhuang (shh) chromosome 2, IMPLAD_Smil_shh, whole genome shotgun sequence DNA window AGTTCAATATGCTTTGTTCTAGCATGCATAACCGGATTTGAGGCTAGAGCTATTATACTCATGTTATCCACCTAAATGATAGGAGGCTTCACACGGATATTCAATTCAGAAAGAAGAGATGTTACCCAAGAGATTTCAGATACAACATGAGCCAAACTCCTATATTCTGCCTCAGTACTTGATCTAGAAACCACAGATTGCTTCTTGGAACTCCAAGATATGAGACTATTTCCTAAATAAACACAATAACCTGTTGTGGATCTTCGGTCATCGAAATCAGCTGCCCAATCTGAATCATAGAAACCGGTGATAGTAGAAGATGATTTCTGCAAGTGTAGACCATGATCTTTTGATCCAGCAAGGTACCTCAAGATCCTTTTGACAGCTTTCCAATGAGAATCAAGAGGAGCAGACATATATTGGCTGACTTTGTTGACACTAAAGGATATCTCAGGTCTTGTAATGGTGGCATATTAAAGAGCTCCCACTGTACTTCGGTAAAGCTTTCCATCTACATTGCTGACTCCATCCCCCTTGGAAAGTTGACAAGAAGACACCATTGGAGTTGGACAACCTTTAGCATCTTGCATTTTCAGTTTATGAAGAAGATCCTTGATATATCCCCCTTGACTCAAGTGCAGACCATTAGTAGTTTTGGTAATTTCAATGCCAAGAAAGTGATGAACATCACCAAGGTCTTTGAGAGAAAAATGAGTGTTAAGTTGATGTATAACCTATTGAACATCTGAAGGGAGTGAACCGGTGATCAgtatatcatcaacataaatgagAAGATAGATAACAGAACCTCCTTTGATTCTGAAAAACAAAGAATTGTCAGCCTTAGATTGAGAAAAACCGAGCCTGAGAAGCACAGAGTTAATTTTGATAAACCATGAACGAGAAGCCTGGTTAAGGCCATAAAGAGCCTTCTTGAGTTTGTAAACAATAGGAGCAGAACTAGAATGAGGAGGCTCAAAGCTAGGGAGAGGCTTCATATAAATTTCTTCTTGCAAATCTCCATTGAGAAAAGCATTATCAACATCCAAATGAGTGACATTCCATCCAAAATTAACAGCCAAATAGAGGATAATTTTGATAGTGGCAGGTTTCACAACCAGGCTAAAGGTCTCATTGAAATCAAAGCCTGGTTCCTGAGAGAAACCTTGAGCAACAAGGCGAGCTTCGTAATGAGAAATGGACCTATCAGCATGGCGTTTGATCTTGAAAACCCATTTGCAGCCTATAGCATGTTTGCCCGGAGGAAGAGGGCAGAATATCCATGTACCTTTTTTAATTAAAGCATGTATCTCAAGGCCCATATCTTTCATCCAAACTTGAAGTTTCATAGCCTCAATGTGAGTTTTGGGCTCAAGATAGAGGTAATCAAAATCAGACTGAGGTTGAGACTGATATGCCTGCGGCTGTTTGGGCTTGGATATACCTGCCTTAGAACGAGTAATCATGTGGTGAGGAGCAATAGTTAATGGTGGTGGTGCATTATCATTAGTTTTGTTCATAGAGGGATTGGAGTGAACAGAACTAGAAGAGGATGAAGAGTGGACTGGAGAGTGGGAGATAGGAGAATGATGAGGTGAGTTGGGAGGAGAGGGGCCAGCAGATGATTGTTGAGGTGATTGTGGTGGAAGATTATCAGGGATAAGAGTAGGAGGATGGGAGATAGGTGCAGCAGAGGAAGCAGGAGAAGGATAGGGTGGACAAGATGAGGCAGTAGACTAGTAAGGGAAGTTATTCTCATCAAAAATTACATCTCGTCTAAtaacactactacaaaaacgctcatagataacggataaaatccgttatctatgaccccaaaaaaccgataagtatagtggtgatatctatgatacagtcatacataacggtaaaaaaaccgttatgtatagtcgtatagataacggtatctgcgctcatacataacggttaataTCCGTTATCTTTACAAgtgatacataacggttcttaccgttatgtattattgtttttaccgttatgtatagtcgtatagataacggtattctgcgctcatacataacggttaataTCCGTTATCTTTACAAgtgatacataacggttcttaccgttatgtattattgtttttaccgttatgtattgatatatatatatatttttttccatcatagttaacagttttttgcactttttataacggttttaaccgttatctttgatagaaatacataacggtttttcgcattttttataacagttttttacactttttataactgtaatatatattttttttattttcctattatttatctaaaaaattaaattaataattttaaaacaacaAATGGCATTGCCATCgataacatatattatataacatccgaaatattcatacattatcatccaaatataatgaaaacaaCACAAATATTCTAGTTAGCtatatgattaattaaaaaatattacaaatgcgCGCAACTTGCTAGACATTTGAAACGACGTTCTCTGCTTCAGCCTTCTCTTTTGTAGTAGTCCTCATAGCTCATCGACTCCCATCTACTTGATCTGCCAAGATGATAAACTCAATTACACTAATGAGctggagaattaaaaaaatccgGCAACATGTGAGTTATATCAAATATTGATGCATAGTAATATAACAGAATGCAGAATCTAAATcaaatttgatagatatataaatatgatgAATGATTTTCTCAAAAGCAAGACATTGGTTTGGATTCAATATTTTGGTAAAAGGTTTTACAGAAAACACATAAGTAATCTTCAAGATCTCAATATTCTATCTATATTGTTAaaatgagaagaagaagaagattaccCTCCACCAACACGAGCGAGTTCACCTGCAAAACATAGCCAACCCGAGCttcttaaataaaagaaatatgaaagATATTAACAACCTAAATCTTTCTATAACTACATAGGTAGTGATTCTGTATTCTACATCAATACTCTTGGAAATAGAAATTAATAAcagaattttgatttattttaccTAAACAAGGAAACTTGCGTGACATTGGAAGGCCACCACATGTCAACTGGATCAACCAAGTATTTTCTCAACATCCCAGCCCATCCATATCCCACCATCTGCAATTAGTCCCATCAAATCAAACACAACACACACATTAATTAAtatggaaaagaaaagaaaagaccaCACTCCAGATGCCTTACAAATTAAATGGCAATTTGGTTTCAAGATTTCATCACGTTGTTCAATGTCAATGCCTAGCTAGAATGACAACTAAAAATCATATGCTTCATGAAATCAGAGCtatgaatataaaaaaatagataccAAATCAAAGTACCAAAATATCAAATTTCAAGCTATCTGCTAGTCCTATGAAAATACtttatatttcatttaataATAAAAGCTTCACATGATTAAGTTTAGCAAAGAAGATGAAACTAAGCATATTCCTTGTACCCAACTACAATAACAGAGTAAAATTCGAAACAAATTCAAGCAAATCTGTAATTCTAATTCCAAAAACATAAGAAAAAGACTACTGTAATTCTAATTCTGAAAGAGAGGGCTTACCGTGTGCGGTGTGCGTGAGTTGCCGACGAACAGACGAACGACGATCTGAAAAGGAACGGCACTTCCAATATCAGCCTTCTTCAGAGCAGGAGTATCGTTTAAGTAACTTGCAGCAACACTGAAACCAATATCTTGCATTACAGGACATAAAGAAGAGTAAATATACATCTTTCGGGTCATAGAACTGTAAAAGCCTACTATAATTCTAATTCTGAAAGAGAGGGTTTACAAGTTACAGCTATATATTGTCTATTTCATCAAAAAATGGAGCTAATAAAACAGTAAACACCATGTTCCTCTTTATCCATGTTTCCTGCATTGAGATGCATTTCAACTAATAAAGCTTGACCGAAATCgagtaaaaaagaaagaaaaagtaaaCAAGTATTTCATTATTATACAAAGAAATCgagtaaaaaagaaagaaagaaaaagaaagcctGTTCCTCAAAAAACTCATGCACGAGCAGTTTAGTAAGTATACTATGAAGCATCAGAAACCTCAATTCTAAAAAGTGTAGGCTTTCCACATAGACAAAGCTATTATAGTGCAGATAGGAAATTAAGGAATTAAGGAAGACCAATCATCTTAGTCTAGGAAAAGCTATTATAGTGCAGATAGGATAAACACTTCACATAtcaaattattaaaaagttAACTACAAATGTCCAGATCCCTGCTTCATATGGTGGCAAGATAATTGTAAGCAATTGGATTTCTCGTACTATTATAAACTGCAGCTAATAAAGCAAATCTAACAAAACCTATACTAAAAATTATACCACAGTGACATACAATAGCAGTTTCTGGAAGATTTCAGCCACAAATCCCATAAAACTCAAGCATAAAGGACTATCTTCTTAACTCAAATTACGTAATAGTACAAAATTTGAACTGAACACTTGAGAAGCACCGCGCATACCAATCATCATTAAACTTGTATGGCAACAATCAAAAAATATCTaaagtatttaattaattaagaagttCTTGGTTTCTAGCAATATCTACCACAAGAAGTCACCTGTTCATGCCAGTGCCTTTCTGATCAAGAAGTGGTAACAATGCTGTCTTTGTTGAGAAGTGCCAAGTCAACGGAACTGGACGCTTAGATGATGTTACCAACTCAGTTTTTCCATGAATCTTTCAAGCACAACAGAAGAACAAAGTATTATATATGAGAAAGCAAAGTGAATACTCTATAAAGAAATAGATGAAAGTGAGAAAAAGAATGGATGCCAATTTGTCCATTGAATAGTTCTCTAGAGGACCAATTGCAGATGAGTAATGACTAATGAAATAGAatgttataaaaaaatcaatcatTTGAAGGGACTCTTTCTTGCAGCAGGATTGTAGTTCATTTATCAATCTTGAAAGACACTGTATTACCTTCCACTAAAAATTCCCTCCGAGTACCATTTGTCCAGGATGAACTATGATGATGTACAATGATAGTTTATCACACCTTTCTAGATTTAAAGCAAACATCCTTACAGGATATTAAGAATTTTAACCTACAAATTCCATGCAATTCTAAAAAAGTACTTTTTCAAATACTACCTTGCACAACAACTGCATGACAGATCAAGAGTAGAAGCAGTACCTGACCAATCCAACCCGCCAACTCATCTGGGTTTGCGACAGTGGCAGAAAGATAGATTAATTGCACTTGTTTAGGGCAGTAAATTACCTATATAAGCAATAATTAACAGCATAAACA harbors:
- the LOC131011981 gene encoding DExH-box ATP-dependent RNA helicase DExH15 chloroplastic-like isoform X2; its protein translation is MLSDVDVIVLDEVHYLSDISRGTVWEEIVIYCPKQVQLIYLSATVANPDELAGWIGQIHGKTELVTSSKRPVPLTWHFSTKTALLPLLDQKGTGMNSVAASYLNDTPALKKADIGSAVPFQIVVRLFVGNSRTPHTMVGYGWAGMLRKYLVDPVDMWWPSNVTQVSLFSSLV
- the LOC131011981 gene encoding DExH-box ATP-dependent RNA helicase DExH15 chloroplastic-like isoform X3, translated to MLSDVDVIVLDEVHYLSDISRGTVWEEIVIYCPKQVQLIYLSATVANPDELAGWIGQIHGKTELVTSSKRPVPLTWHFSTKTALLPLLDQKGTGMNSVAASYLNDTPALKKADIGSAVPFQIVVRLFVGNSRTPHTMVGYGWAGMLRKYLVDPVDMWWPSNVTQVSLFR
- the LOC131011981 gene encoding DExH-box ATP-dependent RNA helicase DExH15 chloroplastic-like isoform X1; protein product: MLSDVDVIVLDEVHYLSDISRGTVWEEIVIYCPKQVQLIYLSATVANPDELAGWIGQIHGKTELVTSSKRPVPLTWHFSTKTALLPLLDQKGTGMNSVAASYLNDTPALKKADIGSAVPFQIVVRLFVGNSRTPHTMVGYGWAGMLRKYLVDPVDMWWPSNVTQVSLFRSSRWESMSYEDYYKREG